In Candidatus Caldatribacterium sp., a genomic segment contains:
- a CDS encoding ABC transporter ATP-binding protein — protein sequence MSPLLEVKNLTKVFTLGSLFSRVRITAVDRVSFTIEEGEIFTLAGESGCGKTTTARMILGFETPTGGTIRYRGKDLAEVVDRKAWFREVQAVFQNPFETFNPLRMVEAYFFETVENFGLAKSRKEAEALIDAKLKAVGLSLEEIAGKYPSEFSGGQLQRASIARALLTNPSLLVADEPVSMVDASLRMSIVNLFRKLCDELGVSVLYITHDLATAYYVSDRIAVMFRGNIVEMGKVEEVLGNPRHPYTRLLLSSIPEPNPEKRLEEKVVLLEEREEYLLSGCRFAGRCPEVMEICRQETPEEVVVSGVLVRCHRLRESQKTREERSYERL from the coding sequence GTGTCGCCGCTTCTTGAGGTCAAAAATCTCACCAAGGTCTTCACCTTAGGAAGCCTTTTCTCCCGAGTGCGTATCACTGCAGTGGATCGGGTTTCCTTTACCATCGAGGAAGGCGAGATTTTTACGCTGGCGGGGGAAAGCGGCTGTGGGAAGACGACGACGGCTCGGATGATTCTTGGGTTTGAAACCCCAACAGGTGGAACCATCCGGTACCGGGGAAAGGATTTAGCAGAGGTTGTCGACCGGAAAGCCTGGTTTCGGGAAGTTCAGGCGGTATTCCAGAATCCCTTTGAGACTTTTAATCCCCTCCGGATGGTGGAAGCGTACTTTTTCGAGACGGTGGAGAATTTCGGACTTGCCAAAAGCCGCAAGGAGGCCGAAGCCCTTATTGATGCAAAGCTCAAAGCGGTGGGGTTATCCCTTGAAGAGATTGCGGGAAAGTACCCAAGCGAGTTCTCGGGGGGCCAGCTCCAGCGGGCCTCCATTGCCCGGGCCCTCCTCACCAACCCCTCCCTTCTTGTTGCCGATGAGCCGGTTTCTATGGTCGATGCTTCTCTGCGCATGTCCATCGTGAACCTCTTCCGTAAACTCTGCGATGAGCTTGGGGTGAGTGTCCTCTACATTACCCATGATCTGGCCACTGCCTACTACGTGAGCGATCGGATTGCGGTGATGTTCCGGGGCAATATTGTGGAAATGGGGAAGGTGGAAGAGGTCTTAGGGAACCCCAGACATCCTTACACGAGACTCCTTCTCTCTTCCATTCCCGAGCCGAATCCGGAGAAGCGGCTGGAGGAAAAGGTGGTACTCCTTGAGGAGAGGGAAGAGTACCTCCTTTCAGGGTGTCGGTTTGCCGGAAGGTGCCCTGAGGTCATGGAAATATGCAGGCAAGAAACTCCTGAGGAGGTTGTCGTCTCAGGGGTTTTGGTGCGATGTCACCGCTTGAGAGAATCCCAAAAGACAAGGGAGGAAAGGTCCTATGAACGTCTGTGA
- a CDS encoding ABC transporter ATP-binding protein, giving the protein MRTGIIEVEKLQAFYVLETVKGKKIIKAVNGVSLSIPEGEVYGIAGESGCGKTTFLKTLLGNLEPPLRHFGGRVLYRVNGEYLDALSLSPKEKQKLRWTYISYIPQGSMSVFNPVTKIKATFADFLESHVSGRIRQELLKEAERHLENLGLSPRILEAYPHQLSGGMRQRVAIALATLLRPRVILADEPTTALDVVAQRAVLQLLSEVQKSLRNTIVLVTHDMGIHAAVTTRMAIMYAGRIVEEGPTWEVFTNPLHPYTQYLIRSLPRIGDKSPRECAPGSPPSLANLPAGCAFHPRCPHAFSRCREETPELVPCGEQKVACFLRRESCVAAS; this is encoded by the coding sequence ATGAGAACGGGCATCATCGAAGTGGAGAAACTCCAGGCTTTTTACGTTCTTGAGACGGTAAAGGGGAAGAAAATTATTAAAGCGGTGAACGGGGTGAGCTTGAGCATTCCCGAAGGCGAGGTCTATGGCATCGCCGGGGAAAGTGGATGCGGGAAAACGACGTTCCTCAAGACTCTTTTGGGGAATCTCGAGCCCCCTCTGCGGCACTTTGGGGGAAGGGTGCTCTACCGGGTCAACGGGGAATACCTTGATGCGCTTTCGCTTTCCCCAAAGGAGAAGCAGAAGCTCCGCTGGACGTACATATCCTACATTCCTCAGGGGTCCATGAGTGTTTTCAATCCGGTGACAAAAATCAAGGCTACTTTTGCGGATTTCCTCGAAAGCCACGTTTCGGGTAGAATCCGCCAGGAGCTCCTCAAGGAAGCGGAGAGACACCTCGAGAACCTCGGGCTCTCTCCCCGAATTCTTGAAGCCTATCCGCACCAGCTCTCTGGGGGCATGCGCCAGCGGGTGGCCATTGCCCTGGCTACTCTCTTGAGGCCCCGGGTTATCCTTGCCGATGAACCCACGACGGCCTTGGATGTGGTGGCGCAACGGGCAGTGCTGCAGCTCCTTTCTGAAGTCCAAAAGAGCCTGCGGAACACCATTGTCCTTGTGACTCATGACATGGGAATCCACGCCGCAGTAACCACCCGGATGGCCATAATGTACGCGGGAAGAATCGTCGAGGAAGGTCCAACCTGGGAGGTTTTCACGAACCCTCTCCACCCGTACACCCAGTACCTCATCCGTTCTCTGCCCCGAATTGGGGACAAAAGCCCCAGGGAATGCGCTCCGGGAAGTCCTCCCTCTCTTGCCAATCTCCCTGCAGGATGCGCCTTCCATCCCCGCTGCCCTCATGCCTTTTCCCGGTGCCGGGAAGAAACCCCAGAACTTGTACCCTGTGGGGAACAGAAAGTCGCCTGTTTCCTGAGGAGGGAGAGCTGTGTCGCCGCTTCTTGA